The following proteins come from a genomic window of Candidatus Thiodiazotropha sp. CDECU1:
- a CDS encoding hybrid sensor histidine kinase/response regulator — MAGNTLKEVFKLPRLSFISQGLSDEARLEYEQGLIRLFFTFIVFTYLLISDLTNPLGSTHATATNLAAGYEIFSFLIILSFIFAKQGSKLRKTVTMLGDHMMTCLAMYGAGEVGAPLFTVLLWITVGYGARFGNNYLYLGMLLSTSGFLVVINTTPFWIAHPVVGYGLIVTNIIIPIFVSKILGQLVEAKAIAEAANQAKGRFLANMSHEMRTPLTGIIGISQLLMTENLTKRIAKKVNTMHSSAKHLLTLIDDVLDFSKIDAGEIKIEVHEFDLHALVTNVSASLEPIAKQNNISLMTHISPEVPFNLLGDHHRIQQVLNNLVGNAIKFTRQGYVDIRVNPLHTTSSMLNLRFEVIDTGIGIAEEGLKNIFQRFNQIDDSITREYGGSGLGTTISKELVNAMGGDIHVESTLGKGSRFYFDLPLEIPESAKEQRYTGHTTITFTNSLKFYNRINQPLKLWEIGNDVASTVEELTELITQTASFTEQQPLLLLDAEHVSDNLEQLIQQLHELTINQAHLILIDTVGKFQPFDIPPEIDAVVHDLENRRQLYNAIHTAFLDTSLPEGVQAIDRWDQSQSQHRLKILVAEDTAVNRLILGEMLTKAGYEVELVEDGERALEKFEDFEFDLAILDMQMPRIGGLDVIREYKSGYGLIRDIPFIVLTANISNEAELQCKEAGADVYLQKPIDMHALISEIHRLTDSDNKISEQAPANYTVVRKTTPFTSKQPQYLDRDTLDQLNRLSTRDNFFEELANHFLKDVYSCTERMEIALQANDISQIVDDAHAIKGAAGNIGAIYLFDKASKLNRSSSEEIRRNGQAYLDELATVIDKTKTALENYLEDNHINFKLINRKEKAD, encoded by the coding sequence ATGGCAGGCAATACGTTGAAAGAGGTTTTTAAACTACCCAGACTCTCGTTCATCTCCCAGGGACTGAGTGATGAGGCACGCCTGGAGTATGAGCAGGGACTGATTCGACTCTTTTTCACCTTTATCGTATTCACCTATCTGCTGATTTCAGATCTGACCAATCCTCTCGGCAGCACTCATGCCACAGCCACCAACCTGGCTGCTGGATACGAAATTTTCTCTTTTCTCATAATACTCTCGTTTATTTTCGCCAAACAGGGTTCGAAGCTGCGTAAGACTGTCACCATGCTGGGTGACCACATGATGACCTGTCTTGCCATGTATGGCGCGGGTGAGGTCGGCGCACCGCTGTTTACTGTCCTGCTCTGGATCACGGTTGGATATGGCGCACGATTTGGCAACAACTATCTCTATCTTGGCATGTTGCTCTCGACCTCAGGTTTTCTGGTGGTGATCAATACCACCCCCTTCTGGATTGCTCACCCAGTGGTGGGTTATGGCTTGATCGTTACCAACATCATCATACCTATTTTCGTCTCCAAAATTCTCGGACAACTGGTAGAGGCCAAGGCCATTGCCGAAGCGGCGAATCAGGCAAAGGGGCGTTTTCTTGCCAACATGAGTCATGAGATGCGCACACCGCTGACCGGTATCATCGGTATATCTCAGCTGTTGATGACCGAAAATCTGACTAAAAGGATTGCCAAGAAAGTCAACACAATGCACTCCTCTGCAAAACACCTGCTTACCCTCATCGATGACGTCCTGGATTTTTCGAAAATCGATGCCGGTGAAATCAAGATCGAAGTTCATGAGTTCGATCTGCATGCCCTGGTGACAAACGTCAGCGCATCCCTTGAACCTATCGCCAAGCAGAATAACATCAGTTTGATGACCCATATCTCCCCAGAAGTTCCATTCAATCTGCTAGGAGATCACCACCGTATCCAACAGGTACTCAACAATCTTGTCGGCAACGCCATCAAGTTTACGCGTCAGGGTTATGTGGATATCAGAGTCAATCCGTTGCACACAACGAGCTCTATGCTGAACTTAAGATTTGAGGTAATCGACACCGGTATCGGAATTGCAGAAGAGGGTTTGAAAAACATTTTTCAACGCTTCAACCAGATCGATGATTCAATTACCAGGGAATATGGTGGTTCCGGCCTTGGCACGACAATCTCCAAAGAGTTGGTCAACGCAATGGGCGGTGACATCCACGTGGAAAGCACCTTGGGAAAAGGTTCTCGCTTCTATTTTGATCTTCCCCTTGAGATACCGGAATCCGCAAAGGAACAGCGCTACACTGGACACACTACAATTACATTCACCAACAGCCTTAAATTCTATAATAGGATCAACCAGCCACTAAAACTTTGGGAAATAGGCAATGATGTGGCAAGTACAGTTGAAGAGTTGACTGAACTCATCACTCAGACAGCTTCTTTCACTGAACAACAACCTCTATTACTGCTGGATGCTGAACACGTAAGTGACAACCTGGAGCAGTTGATACAACAATTACATGAATTAACAATCAATCAGGCCCATCTGATACTGATTGACACTGTTGGTAAATTCCAACCATTCGACATACCGCCAGAAATTGATGCTGTTGTGCATGATCTGGAGAATCGACGCCAGCTCTATAACGCCATTCACACTGCGTTTCTTGATACCAGCCTACCTGAGGGTGTACAGGCAATCGATCGCTGGGATCAATCTCAAAGCCAGCACAGGCTGAAGATTCTTGTTGCTGAAGATACCGCGGTCAACCGCCTGATTCTGGGTGAGATGCTGACCAAGGCCGGATATGAAGTCGAACTGGTGGAAGATGGGGAGCGCGCGTTGGAAAAATTCGAAGATTTTGAATTCGATCTAGCCATACTCGATATGCAGATGCCCCGCATCGGTGGCTTGGACGTTATCCGCGAATACAAATCAGGGTATGGTTTGATAAGGGACATACCCTTCATCGTACTAACCGCAAATATCTCGAATGAAGCAGAACTGCAATGTAAGGAAGCAGGCGCTGACGTCTATCTGCAAAAGCCAATCGACATGCATGCTTTGATCAGCGAAATCCACCGCCTGACGGATAGTGATAACAAAATATCGGAACAGGCTCCCGCCAATTACACGGTGGTTCGTAAAACAACCCCATTCACATCCAAACAACCGCAATACCTGGACAGGGACACGCTTGACCAATTAAACAGATTGAGTACACGCGATAACTTTTTCGAAGAACTGGCAAACCACTTCCTCAAAGATGTCTACAGTTGCACCGAGCGTATGGAAATTGCACTCCAGGCTAACGACATCTCCCAGATCGTCGATGACGCACATGCAATCAAAGGTGCCGCCGGCAATATTGGCGCCATCTACCTTTTTGACAAGGCAAGCAAGCTGAACAGATCGTCGAGTGAAGAGATTAGGCGCAATGGCCAGGCTTATCTGGATGAACTGGCTACCGTCATCGATAAAACCAAGACCGCTTTGGAAAACTATCTTGAGGATAATCACATAAATTTCAAACTGATCAACCGCAAAGAGAAAGCAGATTAG
- a CDS encoding crotonase/enoyl-CoA hydratase family protein produces MLKAVPTQSLSELSFDTLNIRYDESYKTLTFAMDPGAIPCFSPQLLKDINRFQTWTSDYLIRKELNTDIDFLIFGSDVPGIFNLGGDLKFFVDMITSGDRETLQNYAELSIDVLYANFVNLNADVRTISLVTGTALGAGFEAALSSDYIIAEAGTMFKFPEVVFNMFPGMGAYSFLSRRISPALVERMIINAEGYTAEQLYEMGIVDVVAEPGEGEMALRSFIKRLNKSNITRRSVIKMRNRVLPLDKQELLDIANDWVDAAFSLNDRDISAMSRLVRAQTKMMRQQETNEKPNELPMQSHG; encoded by the coding sequence ATGCTCAAAGCCGTACCTACACAATCTCTATCAGAATTATCATTCGACACACTCAACATCCGCTATGACGAGAGTTATAAAACCCTTACTTTTGCCATGGATCCTGGCGCTATTCCCTGTTTTTCACCTCAGCTACTGAAAGATATCAATAGATTTCAAACATGGACGAGTGACTACCTCATCCGCAAGGAATTGAACACTGATATTGATTTTTTAATTTTTGGTTCAGATGTGCCCGGTATCTTCAATCTTGGTGGAGACCTGAAATTTTTTGTCGACATGATCACCTCAGGTGACAGAGAGACCCTGCAAAACTATGCAGAACTGAGCATTGATGTGCTGTATGCCAATTTCGTCAATCTCAACGCCGATGTACGTACCATCTCACTGGTTACCGGGACAGCGCTTGGGGCAGGATTCGAAGCAGCGCTATCCAGTGACTACATCATTGCTGAAGCTGGCACGATGTTTAAATTCCCCGAGGTTGTTTTTAATATGTTTCCCGGCATGGGGGCTTACTCTTTCCTATCCAGACGGATTTCCCCCGCACTGGTGGAACGGATGATTATCAATGCCGAAGGTTATACCGCAGAACAGTTGTATGAAATGGGCATTGTGGATGTGGTTGCAGAGCCTGGAGAAGGTGAGATGGCACTGAGATCATTCATCAAACGTCTCAATAAATCGAATATCACCAGGCGCTCTGTGATTAAGATGCGCAACCGGGTCCTGCCATTGGATAAGCAAGAGTTGCTGGATATTGCGAATGACTGGGTGGATGCGGCTTTCTCCCTCAATGATCGGGATATTTCTGCGATGTCAAGGCTCGTCAGGGCGCAAACAAAGATGATGAGGCAGCAAGAAACTAATGAGAAACCCAATGAATTGCCCATGCAGAGTCATGGCTAA
- a CDS encoding NAD(P)/FAD-dependent oxidoreductase codes for MTQITRRKFVKAAGACAALGAIVSITPQAFGQAKKGRVIVIGGGYGGAIAAKYIKMADPDIDVLLIEKNANYVSCPMSNEVLGGDRDIESITFGYAKLNDNHGINVVTDEVVSIDPDKHSVKGKSGKQYNYDKLVVSPGIEFRYDKIEGYSAEVAEQIPHAWKAGPQTLTLRKQLTAMKDGGVCYIVAPPNPFRCPPGPYERAAQIAHYFKQHKPKSKVIILDTKDKFSKQGLFMQGYKKFYGDTVEWVAGAAGGIIEGVDAKSKTLIGQVDEYQGDVVNIIPAQKAGKIAQIAGLTDDSGWCPVDQMTFESSIHKDIHVIGDACIAGKMPKSGYAANSQGKVCAAAVVAALNGNEPGEPSYVNTCYSIIAPEWGISVAAVYQLVGGKIVGVKGAGGLSPMNANAQTRAIEAKFAHSWFTNITADMFT; via the coding sequence ATGACTCAAATTACTCGAAGAAAATTTGTCAAGGCCGCTGGCGCATGTGCCGCGCTGGGAGCAATAGTCTCTATCACTCCCCAGGCCTTCGGACAAGCCAAGAAAGGCCGTGTGATCGTAATCGGCGGTGGTTATGGCGGTGCCATTGCAGCCAAGTACATCAAAATGGCGGATCCGGATATCGATGTTCTGCTGATCGAGAAAAACGCCAATTATGTCTCCTGCCCGATGAGTAACGAGGTGCTTGGGGGGGATAGGGATATCGAGAGTATTACCTTTGGTTATGCCAAGCTCAATGACAATCATGGCATAAATGTTGTCACCGATGAGGTAGTATCGATCGACCCTGACAAGCACTCCGTCAAGGGTAAGAGCGGCAAACAATACAACTATGATAAGTTGGTTGTCTCACCCGGCATCGAGTTCCGTTATGACAAGATCGAAGGCTATAGCGCAGAGGTTGCAGAGCAAATTCCACATGCCTGGAAAGCGGGGCCGCAAACCCTTACCCTGCGCAAGCAGCTAACGGCAATGAAAGATGGTGGTGTCTGCTATATCGTGGCGCCCCCAAATCCCTTCCGCTGTCCCCCTGGGCCTTATGAGCGTGCCGCGCAAATCGCCCACTACTTCAAACAGCATAAACCCAAATCCAAGGTCATCATCCTGGATACCAAGGATAAGTTCTCCAAGCAGGGCCTGTTCATGCAGGGTTACAAAAAGTTCTATGGCGATACGGTGGAATGGGTAGCTGGGGCTGCAGGAGGCATCATTGAAGGGGTGGATGCCAAAAGCAAGACCCTAATCGGGCAGGTCGACGAATACCAAGGGGATGTAGTGAACATCATTCCGGCACAAAAAGCCGGAAAGATTGCCCAGATTGCAGGCCTGACAGATGACTCAGGCTGGTGCCCAGTCGATCAGATGACCTTTGAGTCAAGCATCCATAAGGATATTCATGTCATTGGTGATGCCTGCATAGCGGGCAAAATGCCGAAATCAGGCTATGCGGCCAACTCCCAAGGCAAGGTTTGTGCCGCGGCAGTGGTTGCTGCGCTGAATGGAAACGAACCTGGAGAACCCTCCTACGTCAATACCTGCTATAGCATAATAGCCCCAGAATGGGGAATCTCCGTAGCAGCAGTTTATCAACTGGTAGGGGGGAAAATAGTCGGTGTAAAAGGTGCTGGCGGCCTATCACCCATGAACGCGAATGCACAAACCCGTGCCATCGAGGCAAAGTTCGCTCACAGCTGGTTTACCAACATCACCGCTGACATGTTCACCTGA
- a CDS encoding c-type cytochrome, with the protein MNSRKTTLLVITISLLLGWVLAGCATQTQSAKESKPSKQAAAEAPAAAAKTSGIRSPSMLANTCAGCHGTNGASAGKIMPIIGGMEKEYMQLVLEEFKTGERDSTIMGRIAKGYSDNELKAIASYLANQPWVSSPFKADPKLAAMGKKIHEKKCKTCHEDGGRVQEDDAPRLAGQWPDYSLHYLKDCHKKGRRCAPRKMGKRVMNLSQEELKAMAHYYASEK; encoded by the coding sequence ATGAACAGCAGAAAAACAACGCTACTGGTTATAACAATCAGTCTGCTACTGGGATGGGTTTTAGCCGGGTGCGCCACGCAAACTCAATCAGCAAAGGAATCCAAACCCTCCAAGCAGGCTGCGGCTGAGGCACCTGCTGCTGCGGCAAAAACCTCCGGTATTCGTTCCCCCAGCATGCTGGCAAATACCTGTGCCGGATGCCATGGCACCAACGGCGCCAGCGCCGGGAAGATCATGCCGATCATCGGTGGTATGGAGAAAGAGTACATGCAGCTGGTATTGGAGGAGTTCAAGACAGGTGAACGGGACTCAACCATTATGGGACGCATCGCAAAAGGCTACTCGGATAATGAACTTAAGGCGATTGCCTCCTACCTGGCAAATCAGCCCTGGGTATCCAGCCCGTTCAAGGCCGATCCCAAGCTGGCTGCCATGGGTAAAAAGATTCATGAAAAAAAGTGCAAGACCTGTCATGAGGATGGAGGTCGGGTACAGGAGGATGATGCACCACGTCTGGCTGGACAGTGGCCCGACTACTCCCTGCACTACCTCAAGGATTGCCATAAGAAGGGCAGACGCTGTGCACCACGTAAGATGGGCAAACGTGTGATGAATCTCTCTCAAGAAGAGTTGAAGGCCATGGCCCACTACTACGCCAGTGAAAAATAG
- a CDS encoding tetratricopeptide repeat protein, with protein sequence MPVFYKYLIAALLSLGMALPALANKNPDRLIERAQEQAEAGDLLAAQSTLQEVVETAPSSLAYTRLGGVHLLQQAYSTGIKHFQQAIMLDQSNSKAFVGLAVAYLHMGRYQLAREALKQAEQLDPEKKQEIEKVLTWLNQRSSQDYGH encoded by the coding sequence ATGCCAGTTTTTTATAAATACCTTATTGCAGCACTGCTCAGCTTAGGGATGGCCCTACCGGCACTGGCAAACAAGAACCCAGACAGATTAATCGAACGGGCGCAGGAGCAGGCAGAAGCTGGGGACCTGTTGGCGGCTCAGTCCACTCTCCAGGAGGTTGTCGAAACCGCCCCCTCCTCCCTGGCCTATACTCGTTTGGGTGGAGTTCATTTACTGCAACAGGCCTACTCCACAGGCATTAAGCATTTTCAACAGGCTATCATGCTCGATCAGTCAAACTCCAAGGCCTTCGTCGGTTTGGCTGTCGCCTACTTGCACATGGGCAGGTACCAGCTTGCCCGGGAGGCGCTGAAACAGGCGGAACAGCTGGATCCCGAGAAAAAACAAGAAATCGAAAAAGTGCTCACATGGTTGAATCAGCGTTCATCACAAGATTATGGGCATTGA
- a CDS encoding multiheme c-type cytochrome yields the protein MNCFSNGRFTAILGSVVTGITLLFQVTTADAARPSGEIGKDWGNPKGQECIECHWQEDPGLTMEWNNSQHGQSGVNCLDCHEAKADDKDGFEHEGQRISIIVTPKDCSKCHSVEFEEMDGSHHSKGGQILASLDNLLGEVVGGPAAVNAGCRQCHGSTVEIGEDGRPLPTTWPNTGIGRINPDGSSGSCTACHGRHRFSKAQARTPDTCGKCHVGPDHPQIEVYNESKHGIIYRAKVDEMNMESDKWVAGIDYSAAPTCATCHMSAGGKEGKTHNVGDRISWTLRPPISQKINLVRLENGDEFDVKEGKKIPKVGDKAKGSTVVEVVTWKERRKKMQEVCKACHSDSVINGHYNQFDNVVELYNEKFAKPIAAVMGELKKNGYITKAPFDDKIEWTWWEIWHHEGRRARHGASMSGPDYTWWHGIYDVAKHTYMKWIPELKDVAMKKDGNTKFADAMLDKYFRPIDGHTWYFEGMSKEAIDKVRKGFEERYGKGALK from the coding sequence AGAGTGTATTGAATGTCACTGGCAAGAGGACCCAGGACTGACCATGGAGTGGAACAACAGTCAACATGGTCAGAGCGGTGTCAATTGCCTCGATTGTCATGAGGCCAAAGCGGATGACAAGGACGGTTTCGAGCATGAGGGACAACGCATCTCCATCATTGTCACCCCGAAGGACTGTTCGAAATGTCACTCCGTCGAGTTCGAAGAGATGGATGGCTCTCACCACTCCAAAGGTGGCCAGATACTCGCATCACTCGACAACCTCCTGGGTGAAGTAGTCGGCGGCCCCGCCGCTGTAAATGCCGGCTGCCGCCAATGTCACGGCTCCACGGTCGAAATAGGTGAAGACGGCAGACCGCTACCGACCACCTGGCCAAATACCGGCATCGGACGTATCAATCCGGACGGTTCATCGGGTTCCTGCACCGCCTGTCACGGCCGCCACCGCTTCTCCAAGGCCCAGGCCCGTACCCCAGACACCTGTGGTAAGTGTCATGTGGGTCCCGACCACCCGCAGATCGAGGTCTACAACGAATCCAAGCATGGCATCATCTATCGCGCCAAGGTCGATGAGATGAACATGGAGTCTGACAAGTGGGTCGCCGGTATCGACTACTCCGCCGCCCCCACCTGCGCCACCTGCCACATGAGCGCCGGTGGCAAAGAGGGTAAGACCCATAACGTGGGTGATCGTATCTCCTGGACCCTGCGTCCGCCGATCTCTCAGAAGATCAACCTGGTTCGCCTGGAGAACGGTGATGAGTTCGACGTCAAAGAGGGTAAGAAAATACCCAAGGTCGGTGACAAGGCCAAGGGTTCTACCGTGGTCGAGGTCGTGACCTGGAAGGAGCGTCGCAAGAAGATGCAGGAAGTCTGTAAGGCCTGCCACAGCGACAGCGTCATCAATGGCCACTATAACCAGTTCGACAACGTGGTGGAACTCTACAACGAGAAGTTCGCCAAGCCGATCGCCGCTGTAATGGGCGAGTTGAAAAAGAACGGCTATATCACCAAGGCCCCGTTTGACGACAAGATCGAGTGGACCTGGTGGGAGATCTGGCATCACGAAGGCCGCCGCGCACGTCACGGCGCGTCCATGAGTGGTCCTGACTATACCTGGTGGCACGGTATCTATGATGTGGCCAAGCACACCTACATGAAGTGGATACCTGAGCTGAAAGATGTGGCTATGAAGAAAGACGGCAACACCAAGTTCGCCGACGCCATGCTCGACAAGTACTTCCGTCCGATCGATGGCCATACCTGGTACTTTGAGGGTATGAGCAAAGAGGCCATCGATAAGGTGCGTAAGGGCTTTGAAGAACGCTATGGCAAAGGCGCTCTCAAATAA